Proteins found in one Sorghum bicolor cultivar BTx623 chromosome 1, Sorghum_bicolor_NCBIv3, whole genome shotgun sequence genomic segment:
- the LOC8057067 gene encoding SCAR-like protein 1 isoform X1 has protein sequence MIRYQIRNEYGLADPEMYAGPGEGEEDDPEALLEGVAMAGLVGMLRQLGDLAEFAAEIFHDLHEEVMATASRGHGLMLRLQQLEAEFPAVEKAIISQTEHSNYPHDDGTEWHANLQLNQNVITQGDMPRFIMDSYEECRGPPQLFTLDKFDVAGAGASLKRYSDPSFFKTEHTSNMIETDVLIEKKPRRIKKKAMRWRKGATLESLLTANSEPHITPKDRTSRKVPPRTTKLKSRQPLTPDHKTTSRIWQEHLQEVISSQQKIISRYSARHYHVKFRSTDSSETASPFGEMDNFGALQSSDKLDLTKVVPVNESDDVETKSEPTDGPAYLELGDNRILGKQHEPFQQNGMVHGSEKVQDCPNLDVGESNNRSHLTYEEKPLLAGVPADQKDIDGRRADDIVSDQDNFIDACNDMDLEDEEDPEMETECDPSASVELVELNRHNKEGENALYAEPPEVVPAIDSSTELDDSSSGGEPTCMDLPLASDSAPTVSATNGPNSGSQSGRQLNGVDWPKDEEPSNDVDLMDVSSSSSVVSENGDAQNNEEAFHSLSDDHAAAIHNSDKQSPDTSSYLDDMAIGCNNYTDKARHPVEHVQDVVLDDISMVLSKPNDVSEDEDKISSGSADDLSLHPTKPNQEEMQELKKEFDEGRSLESGSSPSKLASLPDKDHVMWMNDVEVDNVTVPKETPSGLDPDGIHERQDGISPKHSSIHNNVLYESYDDEIAEDMHSLLDDGLSTTFSKHVAENHQIVVLEQRTCPTSLNTCKDDSMQACAVARDFTDAQKLPGVISGVSASQEETESHVGETLAPTSCAFSDDTEALEIGVPLAPSTSFLPNTSSSFVDQHESTEMEEIPEVGEFAVAEESTTSGSFIEQHELTETEEIPEVGEFAVAEESTTSGFANDVVPPKEFIDSNIHPEKAEVLATNSTEEATRLDLQLQSPSREDLETMEPIHRNLGAVDDSREDISKKSMLQTDNNPPLIAGTTSEKCSGRDDGTQFLVESYYQEELLEEAGHNAEDLSLCDLNKDGAVTLQSNTVGKQPVDADQDLAWGMHAQDSSSTNPFLDPAYLMSHTQIYPSSSMNCQPYFPEEEDFLSELLIQHDNMGVTADALWEPATPPDEAPLPSEIMTEDDFRSFCHEYHEIDFSSVTDCSHSQPASDSNKTPNAFLVRESDLPCYNSALPVKLDKEACVHSKFCSECVECSCAVDAQGTTSMTVSGKEDLKDKGEKTGVDSHLKSPEFSNDNRSPELNMLSVPVVIQQELHGLSGVDSRSSSPLLHKEKTSEECFFPLRNDVEVKQELEICADLVPHSSINEKVDGLDVTVPVEPVVHACALDEYDNQDFPRRSTGEKNEALPLGKPVLAQGPEVCAFGGFEFDPLIIPSHSVDETKDNLEVRMNMILQSFHHSLRTSFQAEQKSECCTSGEHDSQIVPFPLHDEKIDELDGPLLSNADELDRGSKVCVPHGHDAQITPCSTDEDIHELDHPPLSSSALVDLESEDHVSDDRDSKVAPCLVKDKIDESVDAQPNLLPGELEQETHAPPKLDFQVAPQSVKESDCSTEFDSQTAPCSSNIPVLADTTVLTCISAMPSSDSEETNQLSPGPPPTVQFQNDSYKDPQAPPPLPPLQWRLGKPRLGLLSRKGCMTEPASVIDPVLQVSSREMDIRLGLLDPTDRSIEPVPSQEIKEDKCESSSIDHNDQNVDFGRLSARVDVTDVARTEHRPSLEASEDIKQEGHISSSATGVDEHLDAGVTSTTADEKHLDDSGMTDGTALYSPEPLFPLPAYELQDPKPDTRENSEYPCQTHGAASGDDKSMDAFGNMESTPAGHVSENRCYQQHQHGESSSKTSDHEEHITNASEDGVKHQSGTSEAPSDTAKHSAPGTLLKGNGQESQILQEHNVGSSEDDQPGGPLCSLESMASQDYPHDEYNLERENRNQASNPGPLLERPGDKSELVTGLDEGCYVHAEQPPVMGWTVGPQMLHPKYGVLVEESQFESNIADNHLTRKPISIKNIPRNPLVDAVAAHDRSSMRKVSELAPSTDKLKPNERNMLLEQIRSKTFSLKPVAPAKPTAMRSPARTSTRNLKVAAIIEKANAIRQAVGSDDEDADSWSDT, from the exons ATGATACGGTACCAGATACGGAACGAGTATGGGCTGGCGGATCCGGAGATGTACGCGGGCCCCGGGGAAGGGGAGGAGGATGACCCGGAGGCGCTCCTCGAGGGCGTCGCCATGGCCGGACTCGTCGGCATGCTCCGCCAGCTCGGGGATCTCGCGGA GTTTGCAGCTGAAATTTTTCATGACCTTCATGAAGAGGTTATGGCTACTGCTTCCAGAGGACATGGTTTAATGCTCCGGTTGCAGCAATTAGAGGCAGAATTTCCAGCAGTTGAAAAGGCTATCATATCTCAGACTGAGCACTCAAATTACCCTCACGATGATG GAACTGAGTGGCATGCTAATCTTCAACTTAATCAGAATGTGATCACACAAGGAGATATGCCTCGTTTCATTATGGATTCATATGAAGAATGCCGTGGCCCACCACAATTGTTCACGTTGGATAA GTTTGATGTTGCTGGTGCTGGAGCCTCCTTAAAACGATATTCAGACCCCTCTTTCTTCAAGACAGAACATACCTCCAACATGATAGAAACAGATGTTTTAATTGAAAAGAAACCTCGTAGAATTAAG AAGAAGGCCATGCGATGGAGGAAAGGGGCAACTCTTGAATCATTACTCACTGCAAACTCTGA GCCTCACATCACCCCCAAGGATCGAACTTCTAGAAAAGTTCCACCTAGAACAACAAAGTTGAAATCCAGGCAACCACTGACTCCTGATCATAAAACTACTAGCAGAATCTGGCAGGAGCATCTGCAAGAAGTAATTTCATCGCAGCAAAAAATCATCTCCAGATATTCGGCGAGGCATTACCATGTGAAATTTAGATCTACTGACTCAAGTGAAACTGCATCTCCTTTTGGAGAAATGGACAATTTTGGTGCCCTTCAATCTTCTGATAAATTGGATCTGACAAAAGTTGTTCCAGTAAACGAATCTGATGACGTGGAGACTAAATCTGAACCCACTGATGGACCAGCTTACTTGGAGCTTGGGGATAATCGAATTCTGGGGAAACAACATGAACCTTTTCAACAAAATGGCATGGTCCATGGCTCAGAAAAGGTGCAGGATTGTCCAAACTTGGATGTTGGAGAAAGTAATAACAGATCACATTTGACATATGAAGAGAAACCCCTATTGGCTGGGGTTCCTGCTGATCAGAAAGATATTGATGGCCGCAGGGCTGATGACATTGTGAGTGATCAAGACAACTTCATCGATGCTTGTAATGACATGGACTTGGAAGATGAAGAAGATCCTGAAATGGAAACTGAATGTGATCCCAGTGCCAGCGTTGAACTGGTTGAATTGAACCGTCACAACAAGGAAGGTGAAAATGCATTGTATGCAGAACCTCCAGAAGTAGTTCCTGCAATAGACTCCTCAACAGAGTTGGACGATTCAAGCAGTGGTGGAGAACCAACCTGCATGGACTTGCCACTTGCAAGTGATTCTGCTCCCACAGTGTCAGCCACTAATGGTCCAAACTCTGGTTCACAATCTGGCAGACAATTGAATGGTGTTGACTGGCCCAAAGATGAAGAGCCTTCTAATGATGTGGATCTAATGGATGTGAGCTCATCATCTAGTGTAGTTTCTGAAAATGGCGATGCACAAAACAATGAGGAAGCTTTTCACTCTTTGAGTGACGATCATGCTGCTGCTATCCATAATTCGGATAAACAGTCACCCGATACATCTAGCTACTTGGATG ATATGGCTATCGGCTGCAACAATTACACCGATAAAGCACGTCATCCAGTGGAGCATGTCCAGGATGTTGTACTGGATGATATTTCTATGGTATTGAGCAAACCTAATGATGTTTCAGAAGACGAAGATAAAATCAGTTCTGGGAGTGCTGATGATTTGTCTCTCCACCCTACCAAACCAAACCAAGAGGAAATGCAGGAGTTGAAGAAAGAATTTGATGAAGGCAGATCTCTAGAATCAGGAAGTTCACCTAGCAAACTTGCATCGCTGCCCGATAAGGATCATGTTATGTGGATGAATGATGTAGAAGTCGACAATGTTACAGTTCCTAAAGAAACCCCATCAGGTTTGGATCCTGATGGCATCCACGAGCGTCAAGATG GAATTTCACCAAAACATTCAAGCATCCACAATAATGTACTGTATGAATCATATGATGATGAGATTGCTGAAGACATGCACTCTTTACTAGATGATGGCCTATCAACTACTTTCAGTAAGCATGTTGCAGAGAACCATCAAATTGTTGTGCTTGAACAAAGGACTTGTCCAACTAGCCTCAACACATGCAAGGATGATTCTATGCAAGCATGTGCCGTGGCCAGGGATTTCACTGATGCTCAGAAGCTTCCAGGAGTCATTTCAGGTGTATCAGCTTCTCAAGAGGAGACAGAATCTCATGTAGGAGAGACACTTGCACCCACGTCCTGTGCATTTAGCGATGATACTGAAGCACTAGAGATTGGTGTCCCTCTAGCCCCTAGTACTTCCTTTCTACCTAACACCAGTAGTTCCTTTGTAGACCAACATGAATCGACTGAAATGGAAGAAATTCCAGAGGTTGGTGAATTTGCGGTTGCAGAAGAATCAACTACTAGTGGATCCTTCATAGAGCAACATGAATTGACTGAAACGGAAGAAATTCCAGAGGTTGGTGAATTTGCGGTTGCAGAAGAATCAACTACTAGTGGATTTGCAAATGATGTGGTACCTCCCAAAGAGTTCATTGATTCTAACATACATCCTGAAAAGGCAGAGGTTCTGGCTACAAATTCAACGGAAGAAGCCACTAGGCTGGATTTGCAACTACAGTCTCCTTCGAGGGAAGATTTGGAAACAATGGAACCTATTCACAGAAATCTTGGGGCAGTAGATGACTCAAGAGAAGATATCTCTAAGAAGAGTATGTTGCAGACAGACAATAATCCTCCTCTTATTGCAGGGACTACAAGTGAAAAATGTAGTGGCAGGGATGATGGTACACAATTTCTAGTAGAATCTTATTATCAAGAGGAATTACTAGAAGAGGCCGGTCATAATGCTGAAGATCTCTCTCTATGCGATTTGAACAAGGATGGTGCAGTAACCCTGCAAAGTAACACAGTTGGGAAACAACCAGTGGATGCTGATCAAGATTTGGCGTGGGGGATGCACGCTCAAGATTCTAGTAGTACAAACCCGTTCCTGGATCCTGCTTACTTGATGAGCcatactcaaatttatccatcTTCCAGTATGAACTGCCAACCATATTTCCCTGAAGAAGAGGATTTCCTTTCAGAACTTCTAATACAACATGACAATATGGGTGTAACTGCTGATGCCCTTTGGGAACCTGCAACTCCACCTGATGAAGCACCATTACCATCAGAAATTATGACTGAAGATGATTTCAGAtccttctgccatgaatatcaTGAGATAGATTTTTCATCTGTCACTGACTGTTCCCACAGTCAACCAGCCTCAGATTCTAACAAAACTCCAAATGCTTTTCTGGTCAGAGAGTCAGATCTTCCATGTTATAACTCAGCCTTGCCAGTGAAGTTAGACAAGGAAGCCTGTGTTCATTCTAAGTTCTGTTCTGAGTGTGTTGAATGTTCATGTGCTGTGGATGCACAAGGTACTACATCAATGACTGTTTCTGGTAAAGAAGATCTCAAGGACAAGGGCGAGAAAACAGGAGTAGATTCCCATTTAAAATCTCCTGAGTTTTCCAATGATAACAGAAGTCCTGAATTAAATATGCTCTCTGTTCCAGTGGTTATACAGCAGGAACTGCATGGCTTGTCTGGAGTTGATTCTCGTAGTAGCTCCCCTTTGCTGCATAAGGAGAAGACTAGTGAAGAATGCTTCTTTCCTTTAAGAAACGACGTTGAAGTGAAACAAGAGTTGGAAATCTGTGCTGACCTTGTTCCACATTCTTCTATTAATGAAAAAGTAGATGGACTGGATGTTACTGTACCAGTGGAACCAGTGGTCCATGCCTGTGCCTTGGATGAATATGACAACCAAGATTTTCCACGCCGTTCAACTGGTGAGAAGAATGAGGCCCTTCCTTTGGGCAAACCTGTTCTAGCGCAGGGGCCAGAAGTTTGTGCCTTTGGTGGATTTGAATTTGATCCTCTGATCATTCCATCACATTCAGTTGATGAGACTAAGGACAATCTTGAAGTCAGAATGAACATGATCCTCCAATCATTCCATCATTCTTTGAGAACTTCTTTTCAAGCAGAACAGAAGTCAGAATGTTGTACGTCAGGTGAACATGATTCTCAAATAGTTCCATTTCCTTTGCATGATGAGAAGATCGACGAACTGGATGGTCCTCTTTTGAGCAATGCTGATGAACTGGATCGGGGATCAAAAGTTTGTGTTCCACATGGACATGATGCTCAAATCACTCCATGTTCAACTGATGAGGATATACATGAATTAGATCACCCTCCTTTGAGCAGTTCCGCTTTAGTGGATCTTGAATCAGAAGACCATGTCTCGGATGACCGTGATTCCAAAGTCGCTCCATGTTTGGTTAAAGATAAGATTGATGAATCTGTAGATGCTCAACCAAACCTTCTTCCTGGGGAGCTAGAGCAGGAAACTCATGCACCCCCTAAATTAGACTTTCAAGTTGCTCCACAATCAGTGAAGGAATCTGATTGCTCAACTGAATTTGATTCCCAGACTGCACCATGTTCTTCAAATATACCAGTACTAGCTGACACAACAGTGTTGACTTGTATTTCTGCCATGCCTAGCAGTGACAGTGAGGAAACGAATCAGTTGTCTCCTGGTCCGCCACCCACTGTACAATTTCAAAATGATTCCTACAAAGATCCTCAAGCACCACCCCCTCTCCCTCCTCTCCAGTGGAGGCTTGGGAAGCCTCGTCTAGGACTTCTGAGTAGAAAAGGCTGTATGACTGAGCCTGCGAGCGTAATAGATCCTGTTTTGCAGGTATCAAGCCGAGAGATGGATATCAGGCTAGGTTTGCTTGATCCAACAGATAGATCTATAGAACCAGTACCCTCTCAAGAAATCAAAGAAGATAAATGTGAGAGTTCTTCGATAGATCATAATGATCAAAATGTAGATTTTGGAAGATTATCGGCAAGGGTTGACGTAACTGATGTTGCAAGGACTGAACACAGACCATCCTTAGAGGCTTCAGAGGACATTAAGCAAGAGGGGCATATTTCTTCATCAGCAACAGGAGTTGACGAACACCTGGATGCTGGGGTCACATCAACAACAGCAGATGAGAAACATCTGGATGATTCTGGAATGACAGATGGAACAGCTTTATACTCACCAGAACCTCTGTTTCCATTACCTGCATATGAACTGCAGGACCCTAAACCAGATACTAGAGAAAATAGTGAGTATCCCTGCCAAACACATGGAGCTGCATCTGGAGATGATAAGTCAATGGATGCTTTTGGCAACATGGAAAGCACCCCAGCAGGACATGTTTCTGAAAATAGGTGTTACCAGCAACATCAGCATGGTGAATCATCCTCAAAGACTTCAGACCATGAAGAGCATATTACAAATGCATCAGAGGACGGTGTTAAGCATCAGTCTGGTACAAGTGAGGCACCTTCAGACACAGCAAAGCATTCTGCACCAGGCACCCTGTTGAAAGGGAATGGCCAAGAGAGTCAAATTTTACAAGAACATAATGTGGGGAGCTCCGAGGACGATCAACCAGGAGGTCCATTGTGCAGCTTAGAATCAATGGCATCTCAAGATTATCCACATGATGAATACAATTTAGAGAGGGAAAACAGAAACCAGGCTAGCAACCCAGGCCCTTTACTGGAACGGCCTGGTGATAAAAGTGAGTTGGTCACTGGCCTTGATGAAGGTTGCTATGTGCATGCTGAGCAGCCACCTGTGATGGGATGGACTGTTGGACCTCAGATGCTTCATCCTAAATATGGTGTTTTAGTAGAAGAGAGCCAATTTGAGTCAAATATTGCCGACAATCATTTAACCAGGAAGCCTATTTCCATAAAAAACATTCCAAGGAATCCACTCGTTGACGCTGTTGCTGCTCACGACAGAAGCTCG ATGAGAAAGGTTTCAGAGCTTGCACCATCAACTGACAAGCTGAAGCCTAATGAGAGAAACATGTTGCTAGAACAGATAAGAAGCAAG ACCTTCAGCTTGAAACCGGTTGCTCCTGCTAAGCCAACAGCCATGAGATCACCTGCTAGAACCAGTACTAGAAACTTGAAGGTTGCCGCTATCATAGAAAAGGCAAATGCCATCCGACAG GCAGTGGGAAGTGACGATGAAGACGCAGATAGTTGGAGTGATACATAA